A stretch of the Filimonas lacunae genome encodes the following:
- a CDS encoding cytochrome-c peroxidase has product MAVDRAVFHFRLQADSFATAAGDLYQKVLLVNEDSNSVIAARKALVQCRLYYKRIEYFLAYFFFSESTVYNAPPKYEIEEPYMEYQHPAGLQVIEALLYEDSVWLHRKELNEQAELVSSSASALSSLLYGFKASDAQLLESMRLELVRVIALHISGYDAPLLKSGVAEAAEALTAFEHNLLPFTENKVPYSDSVAYYVKGAIRYLHTPVDFDSFNRLYLLRCYLLPLQRCLGVMIAASGNNMHSISALSYKASHLFSADALDITAFDSNKVVMDSALVSLGRQLFAENALSGNQQRSCISCHKPDAYFADGLARSQTVDGRGELPRNTPTLLYSGYQHAQFWDGRASSLEKQVRAVMLSKAEMNADTLVAMQRLQKKGVWQKSFKKAFPAESGDITMDKAARAIAAYVRTLAPFNSPFDRYIQGDTTALTANQQWGFNLFMGKAQCGSCHFAPLFNGLTPPLYQLTEFEVLGTTATDAATAAIADTDNGRYDVFPISFYKQAFKTPTVRNAAVTGPYMHNGRFPTLESVIEFYDKGGGEGLGVPTETQTLATTPLHLTDAEKKALVAFMEALTDSNKTIPAYKTPR; this is encoded by the coding sequence ATGGCTGTTGATAGGGCCGTTTTTCATTTCCGGCTGCAGGCTGACAGTTTTGCCACCGCTGCCGGCGACCTCTACCAGAAAGTATTACTGGTAAATGAAGATTCGAACAGTGTGATTGCCGCACGTAAAGCATTGGTGCAATGCCGGCTGTATTATAAAAGGATAGAGTATTTTCTTGCGTACTTCTTTTTTAGTGAAAGCACGGTGTACAATGCCCCTCCCAAGTATGAGATTGAAGAGCCTTATATGGAATACCAGCATCCCGCAGGTTTGCAGGTAATAGAAGCGTTATTATACGAGGATAGCGTGTGGCTGCACCGGAAAGAACTGAATGAGCAGGCTGAGCTGGTGAGTAGTTCGGCCAGTGCTTTATCCTCTTTATTATATGGCTTTAAAGCAAGTGATGCACAGTTACTGGAAAGTATGCGGCTGGAACTGGTGCGGGTAATTGCCCTGCATATTTCGGGGTATGATGCCCCCTTACTGAAGTCGGGTGTGGCAGAAGCAGCCGAGGCTTTAACTGCTTTTGAACATAACCTGCTACCGTTTACAGAAAATAAAGTGCCGTATAGCGATAGTGTGGCTTACTATGTAAAAGGGGCTATCCGCTATTTACATACACCGGTTGACTTTGATAGTTTTAACCGGCTGTATTTACTGCGTTGTTACCTGCTGCCTTTACAGCGTTGTTTAGGTGTGATGATTGCTGCCAGTGGTAACAATATGCACAGTATTTCAGCGTTGAGTTATAAAGCTTCTCATTTGTTTAGTGCAGATGCATTGGATATCACTGCGTTTGATAGCAACAAAGTAGTAATGGACAGCGCGTTGGTGAGTTTAGGCCGGCAGCTGTTTGCAGAGAATGCTTTATCTGGTAATCAGCAACGAAGCTGTATAAGCTGCCATAAGCCTGATGCCTATTTTGCCGATGGTCTGGCGCGCAGCCAAACTGTTGATGGCCGTGGCGAATTGCCGCGCAATACTCCTACATTATTGTATTCCGGCTATCAGCATGCACAGTTTTGGGATGGCAGGGCAAGTAGCCTGGAAAAGCAGGTGCGGGCAGTGATGTTGAGCAAGGCAGAAATGAATGCCGATACATTGGTGGCTATGCAACGTTTGCAAAAGAAAGGGGTATGGCAAAAGTCGTTTAAAAAGGCTTTTCCGGCAGAAAGCGGTGATATTACTATGGATAAAGCTGCGAGGGCTATCGCGGCCTATGTACGTACATTAGCGCCTTTTAATTCGCCATTTGACAGATATATCCAGGGAGACACCACCGCATTAACCGCTAACCAGCAATGGGGCTTTAATTTGTTTATGGGCAAGGCGCAGTGTGGCTCCTGTCATTTCGCTCCCTTGTTTAATGGGCTTACCCCGCCATTATACCAGCTCACTGAATTTGAAGTGCTGGGCACCACAGCTACCGATGCTGCCACTGCGGCTATAGCAGATACAGATAATGGCAGATACGATGTATTTCCTATTTCGTTTTATAAACAGGCCTTTAAAACACCTACGGTGCGCAATGCGGCGGTTACGGGGCCTTATATGCATAACGGCCGTTTTCCTACGCTGGAATCGGTGATAGAATTTTATGATAAAGGAGGTGGAGAAGGCCTTGGTGTGCCCACTGAAACCCAAACGCTGGCTACAACGCCTTTGCATTTAACAGATGCGGAGAAGAAAGCGCTGGTGGCGTTTATGGAAGCGTTGACGGATAGCAACAAAACAATACCCGCATATAAGACACCCCGGTAA
- a CDS encoding helix-turn-helix transcriptional regulator — MNRIDRLFAILTTLQSKKFVTADFIAEKFSMSVRTVYRDIKALGETGIPISFEQGKGYFIVQGYFLPPVSFTNEEANALLLMEAITNRFGDKSVQKHYASALNKVKAVLRGTQKDKLEQLEDNIATWSPCGSSNDFSWLTEIQSAITSKTVLEMEYQNLAGTVSKRNVEVIGLIFYSLNWHLIAWCWMRNEYRDFRASRILRLRTTTAPFRKNDHIELQQYMRQMEDEYKAVANSGQYAGHPNANTANNPQMQAQNT; from the coding sequence ATGAACCGGATTGACCGACTATTTGCCATTTTAACAACTTTGCAATCAAAGAAATTTGTAACGGCCGACTTCATTGCCGAAAAGTTTTCTATGAGTGTAAGAACCGTGTACAGGGATATTAAAGCCCTGGGCGAAACCGGCATCCCTATTAGTTTTGAACAAGGTAAAGGATACTTTATTGTACAGGGCTATTTTTTGCCCCCGGTATCCTTTACCAATGAAGAAGCCAATGCCCTGCTGTTGATGGAAGCCATCACCAATCGCTTTGGTGATAAATCGGTTCAAAAGCATTATGCCAGCGCCCTGAATAAGGTAAAAGCCGTATTAAGAGGAACGCAAAAAGACAAGCTGGAACAACTGGAGGACAATATTGCCACCTGGTCACCCTGTGGTAGTAGCAACGACTTTTCGTGGCTTACAGAAATACAAAGCGCCATTACCAGCAAAACCGTACTGGAAATGGAATACCAGAACCTCGCCGGCACCGTTAGCAAACGCAACGTAGAAGTGATAGGTCTGATATTTTACTCCCTCAACTGGCATCTCATAGCCTGGTGCTGGATGCGCAACGAGTATCGTGATTTCAGGGCCAGTCGTATATTACGACTGCGCACCACCACTGCTCCTTTCCGGAAAAACGACCATATTGAACTGCAACAATACATGCGCCAGATGGAAGACGAATACAAGGCTGTAGCCAATAGCGGCCAGTATGCCGGCCACCCAAACGCTAACACTGCCAATAACCCTCAAATGCAGGCTCAAAACACATAA
- a CDS encoding sensor histidine kinase, with the protein MKTTIHQLIRKNIPQIDAYTPTDNVREWVISIKAAIVTEQQKPIGLITTVDIAKKQCLRLIDCLVPKPFVQPQHTVQDVLQIMKLSGFPALPVHNENSEITGAVFIEDIVQFLYQRTEQQQAVVQTMAHDLKSPLANISSINELLQQNDSPIEENKELLNFVSLSVDLAREIINDLLLSEKLETDDLVLIPLEVNEFIQSCLPPLKGLLTRKNITLHTLSLPAPRYFMGDRVKLHRVIHNLLSNAVKYSSSNSFIQLSCHESENSFTVTISDNGIGIPADLKQYVFDKFSRARRAGTAGEGSTGLGMYITKEIIKMHKGEISFISEENRGTTFSIRLPFNPFTAPF; encoded by the coding sequence ATGAAGACTACAATACACCAATTAATCCGCAAAAACATCCCGCAAATTGATGCTTACACCCCTACCGACAATGTAAGAGAATGGGTCATCAGCATTAAAGCAGCTATTGTAACAGAACAACAGAAACCGATAGGGTTAATTACCACGGTAGACATTGCCAAAAAGCAATGCCTGCGGCTAATAGATTGTCTGGTGCCCAAACCCTTTGTGCAACCGCAACACACGGTGCAGGATGTATTACAGATCATGAAACTATCCGGGTTTCCGGCCCTGCCTGTTCATAACGAAAACAGCGAGATCACCGGTGCCGTTTTTATTGAAGACATTGTACAATTCCTGTATCAGAGAACCGAACAGCAGCAGGCCGTAGTGCAAACCATGGCGCACGATTTAAAAAGTCCGCTGGCCAATATCAGCAGCATTAACGAGCTGTTGCAGCAAAACGACAGCCCTATAGAAGAGAATAAAGAGCTACTCAACTTTGTAAGCCTTTCGGTGGATCTGGCCCGCGAAATTATCAACGACTTACTATTAAGCGAAAAACTGGAAACAGACGACCTGGTGCTGATTCCGCTGGAGGTAAATGAATTTATACAATCCTGTTTACCGCCGCTCAAGGGGCTGCTCACCCGCAAAAACATAACCCTGCATACTTTATCTCTCCCCGCTCCCCGCTACTTTATGGGCGATAGGGTAAAGCTGCACCGGGTAATACACAACCTGCTGTCCAACGCTGTTAAATACAGTAGCAGCAATAGCTTTATTCAACTCTCCTGTCATGAGTCGGAGAATAGCTTTACCGTTACTATTTCCGATAACGGCATTGGCATACCTGCTGATTTGAAGCAATATGTATTTGATAAGTTTTCCCGCGCCCGCCGGGCAGGCACAGCCGGCGAAGGATCTACCGGGCTGGGCATGTACATTACTAAGGAAATCATTAAAATGCACAAAGGAGAAATCAGTTTTATAAGCGAAGAAAACAGGGGAACCACCTTCTCCATAAGGCTACCATTCAACCCATTTACTGCGCCTTTTTGA
- the proB gene encoding glutamate 5-kinase, whose product MQKPVLVIKLGTAVITGSDGTISRPVVQKVAAGIAALSEQYRIVLVSSGAVGSGKAYIQHYKGSITERKAAAAVGNPILILLYQKFFSKYNIPVAQALCERHHFSNRQQFLQLKDTFAAFWQNGILPIVNENDLVSTVELKFSDNDELATLIAIGFDAETLVIGTSAGGFMDGEKNIIPYVEKIDNTILGYVSTDKSSLGLGGMTSKLTFTRLASSLGIKVVICGLSGKAPLTAALEGRSGTTFKAQNSNLKARQKWLASGSITLGSIFVDKGAAKALHQRRSLLTVGITSLQGKFTAGEVVQLMDEESTIIGVAKVKLGTAAIMESVAKKNVIAAHADDIVVF is encoded by the coding sequence ATGCAAAAGCCTGTATTAGTTATTAAATTAGGAACAGCAGTGATAACCGGAAGCGATGGAACCATCAGCCGACCGGTGGTGCAAAAAGTAGCTGCCGGCATTGCAGCATTGAGCGAACAATATAGAATTGTGCTGGTTTCCAGCGGGGCGGTAGGCAGCGGCAAGGCTTATATTCAGCATTACAAGGGCAGCATTACCGAGCGTAAAGCGGCTGCGGCTGTGGGCAATCCTATTCTTATTCTCCTGTATCAGAAATTCTTTTCCAAATATAATATCCCTGTGGCGCAGGCCTTGTGCGAGCGTCATCATTTTAGCAACAGGCAACAGTTTTTACAGTTGAAAGATACGTTTGCGGCCTTCTGGCAAAACGGCATTCTGCCTATTGTAAACGAAAATGACCTGGTAAGCACGGTGGAGTTGAAGTTTTCGGATAACGATGAGCTGGCTACTTTAATAGCCATAGGCTTTGATGCAGAAACGCTGGTGATAGGTACCTCGGCCGGTGGCTTTATGGATGGAGAAAAGAACATCATCCCTTACGTTGAAAAAATAGACAATACCATACTGGGCTATGTAAGCACGGATAAAAGCAGCCTGGGATTAGGCGGCATGACTTCCAAACTTACGTTTACACGCCTGGCAAGCTCGCTGGGTATAAAGGTGGTTATCTGTGGCCTGAGTGGTAAAGCGCCGTTAACAGCTGCCCTGGAAGGCCGCAGCGGTACTACCTTTAAAGCGCAGAACAGCAACCTGAAAGCTCGTCAGAAATGGTTAGCCAGCGGATCTATTACGTTGGGTAGCATATTCGTTGATAAAGGTGCTGCCAAAGCATTGCATCAGCGCCGCAGCCTGCTTACCGTGGGCATTACTTCTTTACAGGGTAAGTTTACCGCAGGGGAAGTAGTGCAGCTGATGGATGAAGAAAGTACTATTATAGGGGTGGCCAAGGTGAAGCTGGGCACTGCTGCTATTATGGAAAGTGTAGCTAAGAAAAATGTGATAGCCGCCCATGCGGATGATATTGTTGTGTTTTAA
- a CDS encoding glutamate-5-semialdehyde dehydrogenase, translating into MKKVEPLIIKTYKAAVHIRRASEKQIKDALRLLSGLLVQNSKVLIKANEKDLAKQDPNNPRNDRLLLNEQRIKAIANAVRNISRLPDPAGKVLEKKVLPNKLLLEKVAVPLGVVGAIYESRPNVTFDIAALCIRSRNGCLLKGSSEADNTNKAAIKLIKQALQENGIDPDCVSLLPSEREVVQELFTATRYIDVLIPRGSASLIEFVRKNSQVPVIETGAGVCHVYVEKEADITKAINIAVNAKVSRPSVCNAADTLLVDAAVAPAFLTAVQPQLEKYGVEVFADAAAYKLLKGYKHLQKATPEHFDTEFQSLRCAVKVVKDLDEALLHIQEHSTRHSEAIVSENKKQCRRFMQEVDAAAVYSNASTRFTDGEEFGLGAEIGISTQKLHARGPFALEKLVTEKWMITGNGQTR; encoded by the coding sequence ATGAAAAAGGTAGAACCTCTTATTATAAAAACGTACAAAGCGGCTGTGCATATACGCAGAGCCAGCGAAAAACAGATAAAAGACGCTTTACGCCTACTGTCCGGTTTATTGGTGCAAAACAGCAAAGTGCTGATAAAAGCCAATGAGAAAGACCTGGCTAAACAAGACCCCAATAACCCGCGTAACGACCGGTTGTTGCTGAACGAACAACGCATTAAGGCTATTGCCAATGCAGTGCGTAACATCAGCCGTTTGCCAGACCCAGCCGGAAAAGTGCTGGAGAAAAAAGTGTTGCCTAATAAGCTGTTACTGGAAAAAGTAGCAGTGCCTTTGGGCGTGGTAGGCGCTATTTATGAATCGCGCCCCAATGTTACGTTTGATATTGCTGCTTTATGCATCCGCAGCCGTAATGGCTGTTTGCTGAAAGGCAGCAGCGAAGCCGACAACACCAACAAAGCAGCTATTAAACTGATCAAGCAGGCATTGCAGGAAAATGGTATTGATCCGGATTGTGTAAGCCTGTTGCCTTCGGAAAGGGAAGTGGTGCAGGAGCTGTTTACAGCTACCCGTTATATTGATGTGCTCATTCCGCGTGGTTCGGCTTCGTTAATTGAGTTTGTGCGTAAAAACAGCCAGGTGCCTGTTATTGAAACTGGTGCAGGCGTTTGTCATGTATACGTTGAAAAAGAGGCAGATATTACCAAGGCGATAAACATTGCGGTGAATGCCAAAGTATCGCGCCCATCCGTTTGTAATGCAGCAGACACGTTGCTGGTAGATGCAGCGGTGGCTCCCGCCTTTTTAACAGCCGTGCAGCCACAGCTGGAAAAGTATGGTGTGGAAGTGTTTGCAGATGCAGCTGCCTATAAACTACTGAAAGGCTACAAACATTTACAAAAAGCCACTCCTGAACATTTCGATACCGAGTTTCAAAGCCTGCGTTGCGCTGTGAAAGTGGTAAAGGATTTAGACGAAGCTTTATTACACATCCAGGAACACTCTACCCGCCATTCCGAAGCCATTGTTTCTGAAAACAAAAAGCAGTGCCGCCGCTTTATGCAGGAGGTAGATGCTGCGGCCGTGTATTCCAATGCTTCTACCCGCTTTACAGATGGAGAAGAGTTTGGGCTGGGGGCAGAAATTGGTATCTCTACCCAAAAGCTGCACGCCCGTGGTCCGTTTGCCCTGGAAAAGCTGGTTACCGAAAAATGGATGATAACCGGCAACGGTCAAACCCGTTAA
- a CDS encoding PorP/SprF family type IX secretion system membrane protein, with protein sequence MKKNITLVVLLISSILSAKAQDVHFSQFFEAPILRNPALAGLFDGDYRIQALYRTQWGNVTVPYKTGSLSAEYKAPIGNNNDFITYGLQLLYDKAGTVNFTTTHILPAINYHKSLSDDKTKYLSLGVTGGFIQQSIDRSKMTTNNQYDGFGWNPAVSDGETLAANSYHHWDGGIGMSFNSSINGNPADNYYIGIAYQHINRPKNSFYKNPLIELNAKWEFTSGVRFSMDEKQFFTMYGNYSRQGTYSETLVGALYGYNLGDDIEKPDYTVQFGAMMRLKDAIIPMVKLDHKPYSVTFSYDANTSTLATGAGKPNAFEISLTLTGFTNASNSTLQAITCPRF encoded by the coding sequence ATGAAGAAGAATATAACTTTAGTAGTACTGCTAATAAGCTCGATATTATCGGCAAAGGCGCAGGATGTGCATTTTAGCCAGTTTTTCGAAGCGCCTATATTACGTAACCCCGCCCTGGCTGGTTTGTTCGATGGCGACTACCGTATACAAGCTTTGTACCGCACACAGTGGGGCAATGTTACCGTGCCCTATAAAACCGGCTCGTTAAGCGCAGAATACAAAGCCCCCATTGGCAACAATAACGATTTTATTACCTACGGGCTGCAACTGTTATACGATAAAGCAGGTACGGTAAACTTCACTACCACCCATATATTACCGGCCATCAATTACCATAAATCACTCAGCGACGATAAAACCAAATACCTCTCACTGGGTGTTACCGGCGGCTTTATACAACAAAGCATCGACCGCAGCAAAATGACCACCAACAACCAATATGATGGTTTCGGCTGGAACCCTGCCGTATCCGACGGCGAAACGCTGGCAGCCAACAGCTATCACCATTGGGATGGTGGTATAGGTATGTCGTTCAACTCTTCTATCAACGGCAATCCTGCCGATAACTATTATATCGGTATTGCTTACCAGCATATTAACCGTCCTAAGAATTCGTTCTATAAAAACCCGCTGATTGAGCTGAATGCCAAATGGGAATTCACTTCTGGTGTAAGATTCTCTATGGATGAAAAGCAGTTTTTTACCATGTATGGTAACTACAGCAGACAAGGCACCTATTCCGAAACATTAGTGGGCGCATTGTATGGTTATAATCTGGGAGATGATATAGAAAAGCCCGACTACACGGTGCAGTTTGGCGCAATGATGCGCTTAAAGGATGCTATTATCCCTATGGTAAAGCTGGATCACAAACCGTATTCTGTAACCTTTAGCTACGATGCCAACACATCTACACTGGCTACAGGAGCAGGTAAGCCCAATGCGTTTGAAATATCGCTTACGCTTACCGGCTTCACCAATGCCAGCAACAGCACCTTACAGGCTATCACCTGCCCTCGATTCTAG